A single Cucumis melo cultivar AY chromosome 4, USDA_Cmelo_AY_1.0, whole genome shotgun sequence DNA region contains:
- the LOC127148885 gene encoding uncharacterized protein LOC127148885 isoform X4, whose protein sequence is METVPENSIPGLSDSVVKIREDVKSGVENLTEECVSTMAAVTRLLMKLLPKALNCLPDAPQNQLHSLCFLISSSLNSAMEVRRSKPSYIGETCSLRTLRSISTSFTTSFDRLTSFGNIRFD, encoded by the exons ATGGAGACCGTTCCTGAGAATTCCATCCCTGGGTTGTCTGATTCTGTTGTTAAG ATTAGAGAAGATGTAAAATCTGGTGTAGAAAATTTAACAGAGGAGTGTGTATCCACAATGGCAGCCGTTACTCGGCTTCTAATGAAG CTACTGCCAAAAGCTTTAAATTGCCTTCCGGATGCACCTCAAAATCAGCTTCATTCTTTGTGTTTTCTAATTTCTAGCTCACTCAATTCAGCCATGGAAGTACGGAG GAGTAAACCTTCGTATATTGGAGAAACATGCTCACTGAGAACATTGAGATCAATTTCAACAAGCTTTACTACTAGTTTTGATAGGCTTACGAGTTTTGGAAACATAAGATTTGATTGA
- the LOC127148885 gene encoding uncharacterized protein LOC127148885 isoform X3 — protein sequence METVPENSIPGLSDSVVKIREDVKSGVENLTEECVSTMAAVTRLLMKLLPKALNCLPDAPQNQLHSLCFLISSSLNSAMEVRRYSKFYNAKPDEADDGVCTRAWRFFLSYFTIDVLSVLPLPQPCRVYRKI from the exons ATGGAGACCGTTCCTGAGAATTCCATCCCTGGGTTGTCTGATTCTGTTGTTAAG ATTAGAGAAGATGTAAAATCTGGTGTAGAAAATTTAACAGAGGAGTGTGTATCCACAATGGCAGCCGTTACTCGGCTTCTAATGAAG CTACTGCCAAAAGCTTTAAATTGCCTTCCGGATGCACCTCAAAATCAGCTTCATTCTTTGTGTTTTCTAATTTCTAGCTCACTCAATTCAGCCATGGAAGTACGGAG ATATTCCAAATTTTATAATGCAAAACCTGATGAAGCCGATGATGGTGTTTGCACAAGAGCTTGGAGATTCTTTTTATCTTACTTCACAATTGACGTTCTTTCAGTTCTTCCACTCCCCCAG CCATGCAGGGTTTACAGAAAGATTTGA
- the LOC127148885 gene encoding uncharacterized protein LOC127148885 isoform X2, with protein METVPENSIPGLSDSVVKIREDVKSGVENLTEECVSTMAAVTRLLMKLLPKALNCLPDAPQNQLHSLCFLISSSLNSAMEVRRYSKFYNAKPDEADDGVCTRAWRFFLSYFTIDVLSVLPLPQGLQKDLNFSFVVVSWPMHFSN; from the exons ATGGAGACCGTTCCTGAGAATTCCATCCCTGGGTTGTCTGATTCTGTTGTTAAG ATTAGAGAAGATGTAAAATCTGGTGTAGAAAATTTAACAGAGGAGTGTGTATCCACAATGGCAGCCGTTACTCGGCTTCTAATGAAG CTACTGCCAAAAGCTTTAAATTGCCTTCCGGATGCACCTCAAAATCAGCTTCATTCTTTGTGTTTTCTAATTTCTAGCTCACTCAATTCAGCCATGGAAGTACGGAG ATATTCCAAATTTTATAATGCAAAACCTGATGAAGCCGATGATGGTGTTTGCACAAGAGCTTGGAGATTCTTTTTATCTTACTTCACAATTGACGTTCTTTCAGTTCTTCCACTCCCCCAG GGTTTACAGAAAGATTTGAACTTTTCATTTGTGGTCGTGAGCTGGCCAATGCATTTTTCGAATTGA